Genomic segment of uncultured Tolumonas sp.:
GGCGGCTATCAAAACCGGCGGCCGGGTGTGGCCCTCGCCCAGGCTCATGAGAAAAACCAAATTTGGTGGCAATCACGACCTGATTACGAAATGGCGCGAGCGCTTCACCAACTAATTCTTCATTTGTGAACGGGCCATATACTTCCGCGGTATCAAAAAAAGTAACACCACGATCAACGGCCTGATGCATAAATGAGATCATTTCATTTTTATCGGCAGGTTTATCACCAAAGCTCATTCGCATGCAGCCGAGACCTAACGCGGAGACTTCTAACCCACTATTTCCCAATTTTCGTTTCTGCATTTCTTGTTCCTTATCTCAAAAAGGATGGGGTATTGCTCGAAAATCCAGTCCTTATAGTAAGGGATACAATCTAAAATGATTATGCAGAGATATTTCATCGCACAGATGAATGAGGCTCATGAATTCACATGCTTACCATCGCGTTAACTTTAATTGCGTCTGTAATTACGGTTCGACATATTGCCACTGACTTGCATGCTTCAGCTCACTGTCGCTTAAAACAAATTGCTGATTGTTCGAGAGTCTTTCGGTTGCTAAATCAATGAAATTTCTGACTCGAGTGGGTGTGGAAGTTCTACTACCAAAATAGACGTAGAGATTATAATTATCAGCCATATGCTCCACTAATATCGGAACTAATCGCCCCTCGCGGATATGAACAGCAGCTGTCGAGGTAGCCAATTGAGCAATGACCTCGCCAGCCAGAACGGTTCTAAGTTCAAACTCTTCATCATTCGTGCAGAACACAGAATGTACATATAAATCCTGAATACTATCTCCCACTTTTACCGTCCAAGGCACGTCGCGATTATCTTGTGCACGGCGAAACGCACTACACCGGTGTGACGTCAGCTCGAACAAACTTTGGGGTGTGCCGTATTTCCGCAGATAGGACGGAGTCGCACAGATAATCAGCTGAATAGGAAATAATCGCCGAGCGATCAGCCCTTCTTGCGGCGCATGCCCTAATCTAAAACCCACATCGATCCGCTCTTCTACCCAGTTACTGAAACGATCATCGAACTGAATATTGGGCTGAACATCAGGATTGTGACGAATAAATTCATCCATTACCGGTCCGATCACCGTTTTAAAAACTGAACGTGGGCCTGATATCCGTAATGGCCCAGCTGCGCTTTCTCGTGATTTTAGTGCCGTTTGTAGTGCTTGCTGAAGTCCCACTACCGATGGCTGTACCGCATCTAAGAAACGCTGACCTTCTTCTGTTAACGAAATTGAGCGGGTTGTTCGGTGAAACAAACGCACTCCTAAATAGGCTTCTAACTGGCCTATTACTTTACTGGCTGCCTGCGGCGAAATTTGCTGTGCAACCGCGGCTTTACTCAAATTCCCCAGCTCTGCTGCTTGTACAAAGGTCGTAATTGCACGCAGTTCATTAATCGCCATCTGACACCCCAATTATCATCATTTAGTTGTAAATGATTCAATTAATTTGCGTCTAGTTCAATATTTTATCAACGATAAAATGCATATATTCAAAAAATAAGCACCTCTCAACGTCAGCTGCGTTGGCACACTTTCATTTGCCAGGAATAATATAGATGCGTACTCTTCAACCATTGAAACTCTTCTCTGCGAGCAATCCAGCGCAGAAAAATAAGTGCCTAAAAGCGATGCAATTAACGGCGATCGCTGCTGTTACAACATTCGCCTTATCAGCATGTTCTAACTATTTGGTTCACAGCTCAACGCTACCAGCAGAAATTTCAGCACCTGCCATTGGCACCGCCATGAGTTCAACGTCCATGTCGATGCAAACAAACGGCTATGTTGAAAATGAATATTTTCTTAAAGGCACCGCCAGCCGC
This window contains:
- a CDS encoding LysR family transcriptional regulator, which gives rise to MAINELRAITTFVQAAELGNLSKAAVAQQISPQAASKVIGQLEAYLGVRLFHRTTRSISLTEEGQRFLDAVQPSVVGLQQALQTALKSRESAAGPLRISGPRSVFKTVIGPVMDEFIRHNPDVQPNIQFDDRFSNWVEERIDVGFRLGHAPQEGLIARRLFPIQLIICATPSYLRKYGTPQSLFELTSHRCSAFRRAQDNRDVPWTVKVGDSIQDLYVHSVFCTNDEEFELRTVLAGEVIAQLATSTAAVHIREGRLVPILVEHMADNYNLYVYFGSRTSTPTRVRNFIDLATERLSNNQQFVLSDSELKHASQWQYVEP